A window from Brucella sp. BE17 encodes these proteins:
- a CDS encoding beta-ketoacyl-ACP synthase has product MSKYQDHLGRPIVVITGAGVVSALGQGKQDNWDALTSGRSGLHSITRFPTESLNTRFAGTVDFLSESEVGASALSESLARLAGEEALAQSGLSTTDFGGPLFLAAPPVELDWKSRFALDASIKDEGPASYQLLLEACRRARQDTLFNTTQFGYIAERLSKTFGTRGLPVTLSTACASGATAIQLGVEAIRRGESDHVLSIGTDGSVSAEALIRFSLLSALSTQNEAPEKASKPFSKDRNGFVMAEGSGALVMESLESAIARGAKILGILAGCGEKADDFHRTRSKPDASPAIGTVRAALADAGLAEDKISYINAHGTSTPENDKMEHLALSTVFGDTLGSIPVSSNKSMIGHTLTAAGAIEAVFSLLTIETGTLPPTINYDNPDPAIPLDVVPNVKRQAEVSAVLSNSFGFGGQNTSLVVKEYQ; this is encoded by the coding sequence ATGAGCAAATATCAAGACCATCTCGGCCGTCCCATCGTCGTCATTACCGGGGCCGGTGTCGTTTCCGCACTCGGACAGGGCAAACAGGATAATTGGGACGCCTTGACCAGCGGTCGGTCCGGCCTGCATTCAATCACCCGCTTTCCAACTGAGAGCCTCAATACACGCTTTGCCGGTACGGTCGATTTTCTGTCTGAAAGTGAAGTCGGTGCATCTGCCTTATCGGAATCTCTTGCGCGCCTCGCGGGCGAAGAGGCATTGGCGCAGTCCGGCCTTTCGACCACGGATTTCGGCGGACCTCTGTTTCTGGCAGCACCGCCCGTTGAACTCGACTGGAAAAGCCGTTTTGCACTTGATGCCAGCATCAAGGACGAAGGCCCGGCCAGCTATCAGCTATTGCTTGAAGCCTGCCGCCGCGCCCGTCAGGACACGCTCTTCAACACCACGCAATTTGGCTATATCGCTGAACGTCTCTCGAAAACCTTTGGCACGCGCGGCCTGCCGGTGACACTATCAACGGCCTGTGCGTCGGGGGCGACCGCGATCCAGCTCGGCGTCGAGGCGATCCGGCGCGGTGAAAGCGACCACGTGCTTTCCATCGGAACCGATGGATCAGTCTCGGCGGAAGCCCTGATCCGCTTCTCACTGCTCTCCGCCCTCTCCACACAGAATGAAGCGCCTGAAAAGGCATCCAAGCCGTTTTCGAAAGATCGCAACGGCTTCGTGATGGCGGAAGGTTCGGGCGCGCTGGTCATGGAATCGCTGGAAAGTGCCATCGCACGCGGCGCAAAAATCTTAGGCATTCTGGCCGGTTGCGGTGAAAAGGCTGATGACTTCCATCGCACACGCTCCAAGCCCGACGCCTCGCCTGCCATTGGAACGGTGCGTGCGGCACTTGCCGATGCGGGTCTTGCCGAAGACAAGATTTCCTATATCAATGCGCATGGTACCTCGACGCCGGAAAACGACAAGATGGAACATCTCGCACTTTCTACAGTGTTTGGTGACACGCTCGGCTCTATCCCGGTCTCATCCAACAAGTCGATGATCGGCCATACGTTGACAGCGGCAGGTGCCATCGAGGCCGTGTTCTCACTTTTGACAATTGAGACCGGAACGCTGCCGCCGACTATCAATTACGACAATCCCGACCCCGCCATACCGTTGGATGTCGTGCCGAATGTAAAGCGTCAGGCCGAGGTTTCTGCGGTCCTTTCAAACTCGTTTGGCTTTGGCGGGCAAAACACGAGCCTTGTTGTCAAAGAGTACCAATAA
- a CDS encoding carboxy terminal-processing peptidase, which produces MKRLKYGFLCLFLAFASSASALEANSPPLLEPLPQQMQAAHLTTEFLERFHYKPVPLDDKLSARIMDQYIESLDPDRLIFLQADVNAFKTNSTEIDDAIKQEDLSIPFAMFNTYVERITERTAFARSLLKQNFDFSVDETYSVIRSKAPWPQSDADHDDLWRKRVKNDWLRLKLAGKDDAAIRDTLDKRYKNALDRAAKYNSDDVFQIFMAAYTRSVDPHTDYMGANASDEFDISMKLSLVGIGAVLQERDDYATIRELVAGGPAQVSGKLAVGDRIVGVGQDKNGPIKDAVGLRLDETVKMIRGEKGSVVRLEILPADAGPDDPHRIITLVRDKISLEKQAAQKTVLPVEDGDTTRQIGIITLPVFYEDIEARRKGEKDYRSASRDVAKLLAELKAEKVDGVLIDLRNNGGGSLSEAIDLTGLFVGKGPVVQQRNSSGEIKVESDDLPEPAWKGPLGVLINRASASASEIFAAAIQDYGRGVVIGEPSFGKGTVQTLVNLDEVARNSGPKFGDLKFTVAEFFRINGGSTQLRGVTPDISLPGLFDPKTVGESSFDNALPWTEIKPAKYKSADHIKALLSQLQSWHDKRAANDPEFQQFVEDLATLKAQRDKAVVSLNENERRDEMAARAKLIKERGEGNDSADAESDDGLLSNERSLSADMNLEKARKGNKDVLQGAAAAIIARLSELQPGGEKASAD; this is translated from the coding sequence TTGAAACGTTTAAAATATGGTTTTCTGTGTCTTTTCCTGGCGTTTGCCTCTTCCGCGTCCGCGTTGGAAGCCAATTCGCCACCGCTTCTGGAGCCGTTGCCGCAACAAATGCAGGCCGCTCATCTGACGACGGAATTTCTTGAGCGTTTCCATTACAAGCCCGTGCCGCTGGACGACAAATTGTCGGCAAGGATCATGGATCAGTATATCGAATCGCTCGATCCGGATCGCCTTATTTTCCTGCAAGCGGATGTGAATGCCTTTAAGACGAATAGCACGGAAATTGATGATGCCATCAAGCAGGAAGACTTGAGCATTCCTTTTGCGATGTTCAATACATATGTCGAGCGCATTACTGAACGCACCGCTTTTGCGCGTTCATTGCTCAAGCAGAATTTTGATTTCAGCGTGGATGAAACCTATTCTGTCATCCGAAGCAAGGCACCTTGGCCGCAGAGCGATGCGGACCACGATGACCTTTGGCGTAAGCGCGTCAAGAACGACTGGTTGCGGCTGAAACTGGCAGGTAAGGACGATGCCGCCATTCGCGATACGCTCGACAAGCGTTATAAGAACGCGCTTGACCGCGCCGCAAAATACAACAGCGATGATGTATTCCAGATTTTTATGGCCGCCTATACACGGTCGGTGGATCCGCATACCGACTATATGGGCGCCAATGCATCGGATGAGTTCGATATTTCCATGAAGCTTTCCCTTGTCGGCATCGGTGCTGTGCTGCAGGAAAGGGACGATTACGCGACAATTCGCGAACTTGTAGCCGGAGGTCCGGCACAGGTTTCAGGCAAGCTTGCTGTGGGCGACCGTATCGTTGGTGTAGGACAGGACAAGAATGGCCCGATAAAGGATGCCGTCGGATTACGCCTGGACGAAACCGTGAAAATGATTCGCGGAGAAAAAGGCTCTGTCGTGCGTCTGGAAATTCTGCCAGCCGACGCAGGCCCTGACGATCCGCACCGCATCATCACACTGGTTCGCGATAAGATCAGCCTGGAAAAGCAGGCTGCTCAAAAAACCGTTCTGCCGGTAGAGGATGGCGACACCACTCGCCAGATAGGCATCATTACATTGCCAGTCTTTTATGAAGATATCGAAGCCCGGCGAAAGGGCGAGAAGGATTATCGAAGTGCCAGCCGTGATGTTGCAAAGCTTCTTGCAGAATTGAAAGCCGAAAAGGTTGACGGTGTTCTGATCGACCTGCGCAACAATGGCGGTGGCTCGCTATCCGAGGCGATCGATCTGACTGGTCTTTTTGTCGGCAAGGGACCTGTCGTGCAGCAGCGCAATTCGAGTGGCGAGATCAAGGTGGAAAGCGACGATCTGCCCGAACCTGCTTGGAAAGGTCCGCTTGGCGTATTGATCAATCGAGCCTCGGCCTCCGCTTCGGAAATCTTTGCCGCCGCCATTCAGGATTACGGTCGCGGCGTGGTCATAGGCGAACCCAGTTTTGGCAAGGGAACGGTGCAGACGCTGGTGAACCTTGATGAGGTGGCCCGCAATTCTGGTCCTAAGTTCGGTGATCTGAAGTTTACTGTCGCTGAATTCTTCAGGATCAATGGCGGCTCGACGCAGTTGCGGGGCGTGACACCCGATATCAGCCTGCCGGGGCTGTTCGACCCGAAGACAGTGGGCGAATCGAGTTTTGACAATGCGCTGCCATGGACCGAGATCAAACCAGCAAAATATAAATCTGCCGATCATATAAAAGCCTTGCTGTCACAACTACAGAGCTGGCACGACAAGCGCGCGGCAAATGATCCGGAATTTCAGCAGTTCGTCGAGGATTTGGCAACGCTGAAAGCGCAGCGTGACAAGGCTGTTGTTTCGCTCAACGAAAATGAGCGGCGCGATGAAATGGCCGCTCGCGCCAAGCTTATAAAGGAACGCGGAGAGGGCAATGACAGTGCCGATGCCGAGAGTGACGACGGGCTGCTTTCCAATGAGCGCAGCCTGAGTGCGGATATGAACCTTGAGAAAGCTCGTAAGGGTAACAAGGATGTGCTGCAAGGAGCTGCAGCTGCTATTATTGCCCGTCTTTCCGAGTTGCAGCCCGGTGGAGAAAAAGCCAGTGCGGATTAG
- a CDS encoding zinc-binding dehydrogenase: MRALQLLDDRRLEITDIDSPPPPGIGEVTVEIKAVALNHIDVWGWRGMAFAKRKMPLVIGAEASGVVDAVGPGVSNLLPGQLVSIYGARTCGLCRACREGRDNLCEHVGGVHGFHLDGFACEAVNLPARLLVPAPPGVDAIGAAVAPVTFGTVEHMLFDNAKLEPGETVLVQAGGSGIGSAAIQLAKKMGCTVITTVGSDDKIEKAKALGADHVINYREDRFEGVVRKLTKKKGVDVVFEHVGADTWAGSMLCMKRGARLVTCGSTSGVSTNMNLMQLFQQQLKILGSFGCRKENMADAMQKMARGIVHPVIDTVVGFDEIDTALKRMEGRDVFGKIILQID; the protein is encoded by the coding sequence ATGCGCGCCCTGCAACTTCTCGATGACCGTCGTCTCGAAATCACCGATATAGACTCCCCCCCACCCCCCGGCATCGGCGAAGTGACGGTCGAGATCAAGGCCGTCGCGCTCAACCATATCGACGTCTGGGGCTGGCGCGGCATGGCGTTCGCCAAACGCAAGATGCCGCTGGTGATCGGTGCGGAAGCCTCCGGTGTCGTCGATGCGGTCGGCCCAGGCGTATCCAACCTTTTGCCCGGGCAACTGGTTTCGATTTATGGCGCGCGCACTTGCGGGCTTTGCCGAGCCTGCCGCGAAGGCCGCGATAATCTTTGCGAGCATGTCGGCGGTGTGCACGGCTTCCACCTTGATGGCTTTGCCTGCGAAGCCGTCAATCTGCCGGCGCGCTTGCTCGTACCCGCCCCTCCCGGCGTCGATGCGATCGGTGCAGCCGTCGCCCCCGTCACTTTCGGAACCGTCGAGCACATGCTGTTCGACAATGCCAAGCTCGAGCCTGGCGAAACGGTACTCGTTCAGGCCGGTGGCTCGGGCATTGGTTCGGCTGCCATCCAGCTAGCCAAGAAAATGGGCTGCACGGTCATCACCACGGTCGGCTCCGACGACAAGATCGAAAAGGCCAAAGCGCTTGGTGCGGATCATGTCATCAATTACCGCGAAGACCGTTTTGAAGGTGTCGTGCGCAAACTCACCAAGAAAAAGGGCGTTGATGTTGTGTTCGAGCATGTCGGTGCCGATACATGGGCGGGTTCAATGCTGTGCATGAAGCGTGGCGCGCGCCTCGTCACCTGCGGTTCGACATCCGGCGTTTCGACCAATATGAACCTGATGCAGCTCTTCCAGCAACAGCTTAAAATTCTGGGATCGTTTGGTTGCCGCAAGGAAAACATGGCAGATGCCATGCAGAAAATGGCACGGGGCATTGTACATCCGGTCATCGATACGGTGGTTGGTTTTGACGAGATTGATACAGCTTTGAAGCGTATGGAAGGTCGCGACGTCTTCGGCAAGATCATTTTGCAGATCGACTGA
- a CDS encoding lipid A biosynthesis lauroyl acyltransferase — MMFKFKLLLFRWTRKFKQFNYWLWAQAVFVLLGLLRLLPAKAAIRFSAKTARLIGPLTPRHKVAINNLRQAYPEKSEQEIQTIAIEMWDSMARLFAEYIFLDAIFDFDPHSDEVGMVEVDGIPIFERLRDEKKPHIFFTAHTGNFELLPICAATFGLNVTALFRPPNNPYIANKVLKARHTNMGHLVPSKAGAAWALAGILGDSGNVGMLVDQKFARGIPSTFFNRPVKTNPLLAKLARQYDCDVYPARCIRLPGGRYRLELYERMDLPRDDKGQIDIDATAQLLNDTVEQWVREYPGQWMWFHKRWG; from the coding sequence ATGATGTTTAAATTCAAACTTTTACTCTTTCGCTGGACGCGCAAGTTCAAGCAATTCAATTACTGGCTCTGGGCGCAGGCGGTCTTTGTTCTGTTGGGACTTCTGCGTCTGCTTCCGGCGAAAGCAGCCATCCGCTTTTCGGCAAAAACTGCCCGTCTCATCGGGCCTTTGACGCCGCGTCACAAGGTTGCGATCAACAATTTGCGTCAGGCTTATCCGGAAAAAAGCGAACAGGAAATCCAGACGATCGCCATTGAGATGTGGGATTCGATGGCGCGGCTTTTTGCCGAATATATTTTTCTCGATGCGATTTTCGACTTCGATCCGCATTCCGACGAGGTTGGGATGGTCGAGGTGGATGGGATTCCGATTTTCGAACGCCTGCGCGATGAAAAGAAACCCCACATTTTCTTTACCGCCCATACTGGAAACTTTGAACTGCTACCGATCTGTGCCGCCACCTTCGGCCTCAATGTCACGGCACTATTCCGCCCGCCCAACAACCCCTATATCGCCAACAAGGTTTTGAAGGCCCGCCATACGAACATGGGGCATCTGGTTCCGTCCAAGGCTGGCGCTGCATGGGCTTTGGCAGGCATTTTGGGCGATAGTGGCAATGTCGGTATGCTGGTGGACCAGAAGTTTGCACGTGGCATTCCGTCGACCTTCTTCAACCGCCCCGTCAAAACCAACCCACTTCTCGCAAAGCTCGCGCGGCAATATGATTGCGATGTCTATCCGGCCCGCTGCATCCGCCTACCCGGCGGACGTTACCGGCTGGAACTCTATGAGCGCATGGACCTGCCACGCGACGACAAGGGCCAGATCGATATCGACGCCACCGCACAATTGCTCAACGATACGGTTGAACAATGGGTGCGGGAATATCCCGGCCAATGGATGTGGTTCCATAAGCGCTGGGGATAG
- the rpe gene encoding ribulose-phosphate 3-epimerase, with translation MRPIAIAPSILSADFARLGEEVDAVLEAGADWIHIDVMDGHFVPNITFGPQVVNAIRPRTKAFFDTHLMIAPCDAYLAPFADAGCDLITVHAEAGVHTHRSLQSIRALGKKAGLALNPATPVEAIAHVLDDVDLILVMTVNPGFGGQKFIAPMLEKIARIREMVADRPIDIEVDGGITPETAGSVVAAGANILVAGSAVYKGNSVESYRDNIAAIRQAAEAARKN, from the coding sequence ATGCGCCCGATCGCCATTGCCCCGTCCATCCTGTCCGCCGATTTCGCGCGTCTTGGCGAGGAAGTCGATGCCGTGCTGGAAGCGGGTGCCGACTGGATCCATATCGATGTCATGGACGGGCATTTCGTGCCCAACATCACTTTTGGCCCACAGGTGGTCAACGCGATCCGTCCGCGCACAAAGGCTTTTTTCGACACGCATCTGATGATCGCGCCCTGTGATGCCTATCTCGCACCTTTTGCCGATGCGGGTTGTGACCTCATCACCGTTCATGCCGAAGCAGGGGTGCATACGCACCGCTCGTTGCAATCAATCCGGGCGCTTGGCAAAAAGGCCGGTCTGGCGCTCAATCCGGCAACACCCGTTGAGGCAATCGCCCATGTGCTCGACGATGTCGATCTCATTCTGGTCATGACCGTCAATCCGGGCTTTGGTGGCCAAAAATTCATTGCGCCCATGCTCGAAAAAATCGCCCGCATCCGCGAAATGGTGGCGGATCGCCCCATCGATATCGAAGTCGATGGCGGTATTACGCCTGAAACTGCAGGCTCGGTCGTTGCCGCAGGTGCAAACATCCTTGTGGCCGGCTCGGCTGTTTACAAGGGGAACTCGGTCGAGAGCTACCGCGACAATATCGCTGCCATTCGTCAGGCCGCCGAGGCTGCCCGAAAAAACTGA
- the purB gene encoding adenylosuccinate lyase — protein sequence MIPRYSRPEMVAIWSPETKFRIWFEIEAFACEALAQLGVIPKEAAKTIWEKGDAAKFDVARIDEIEAVTKHDVIAFLTHLAEFIGPDSRFVHQGMTSSDVLDTTLNVQLVRATDLLLAGMDRVLEALKKRAFEHKDTVRIGRSHGIHAEPTTMGITFARFYAEMARGRDRLVAARKEIATGAISGAVGTFANIDPRVEEYVCDKLGLEAEPVSTQVIPRDRHAMFFATLGVIASSMENIAIEIRHMQRTEVLEAEEFFSPGQKGSSAMPHKRNPVLTENLTGLARLVRMSVTPAMENVALWHERDISHSSVERAIGPDTTITLDFALNRLAGVIEKLVIYPENMLANMNKFRGLVHSQRVLLALTQAGVSREDSYRLVQRNAMKVWEQGKDFQEELLADEDVRKALSEDQIREKFDLGYHTKHVDTIFKRVFG from the coding sequence ATGATCCCGCGCTACTCCCGGCCTGAAATGGTCGCCATCTGGTCGCCAGAAACAAAATTCCGCATCTGGTTCGAGATCGAAGCTTTTGCCTGCGAGGCGCTGGCGCAACTTGGCGTCATTCCGAAGGAAGCAGCCAAGACCATCTGGGAAAAGGGCGATGCTGCAAAATTCGATGTTGCGCGCATCGACGAAATCGAAGCCGTCACCAAGCATGACGTGATTGCATTCCTCACGCATCTGGCCGAATTCATCGGTCCCGACAGCCGTTTCGTGCATCAGGGCATGACCTCCTCGGACGTACTCGACACCACGCTCAATGTGCAGCTTGTCCGTGCCACCGACCTCCTGCTTGCCGGAATGGACCGCGTGCTGGAAGCGCTTAAAAAGCGCGCATTCGAGCATAAGGACACTGTGCGTATCGGACGCAGCCATGGCATTCATGCCGAACCCACTACGATGGGTATTACTTTTGCGCGTTTTTATGCCGAAATGGCTCGTGGACGCGACCGTCTCGTCGCAGCGCGAAAGGAAATCGCTACAGGCGCGATTTCGGGTGCTGTCGGCACTTTCGCCAATATAGATCCGCGCGTCGAGGAATATGTCTGCGACAAGCTCGGCCTTGAAGCAGAACCCGTCTCCACCCAGGTCATTCCGCGTGATCGTCATGCGATGTTCTTTGCAACCCTCGGCGTGATTGCGTCCTCGATGGAAAACATCGCCATCGAAATCCGTCACATGCAGCGCACGGAAGTTCTGGAAGCGGAAGAATTCTTCTCGCCGGGGCAAAAAGGCTCGTCCGCCATGCCGCACAAGCGCAATCCGGTTCTGACCGAAAACCTGACTGGACTTGCCCGTCTGGTGCGCATGTCTGTGACGCCCGCGATGGAAAACGTAGCCCTCTGGCACGAACGCGATATTTCCCATTCAAGCGTTGAGCGCGCTATCGGGCCAGACACTACCATCACGCTTGATTTCGCGCTGAACCGTCTGGCGGGCGTGATTGAGAAGCTGGTGATCTATCCAGAAAACATGCTTGCCAACATGAACAAGTTCCGCGGTCTGGTGCATTCGCAGCGCGTGCTGTTGGCGCTCACCCAGGCGGGTGTTTCGCGTGAAGATTCTTATCGCCTCGTACAGCGAAACGCCATGAAAGTCTGGGAACAGGGCAAGGATTTTCAGGAAGAACTGTTGGCCGATGAGGACGTGCGCAAGGCACTTTCCGAAGACCAGATCCGCGAAAAATTTGATCTCGGCTATCACACCAAGCATGTGGATACCATCTTCAAGCGCGTGTTTGGTTGA
- a CDS encoding VOC family protein — protein sequence MTVQLKKAGIDADHGPVAALPFAMTTPVHVARVGLKSKDAESLAEYYRDVVGLKEMARRGTSIVLGAGDRELMEIEQCSQAKPDEQRSAGLYHTAFLLPTRGDLARWSRRAIDRQLPVSGASNHKVSEAIYLTDPEGNGIEIYSDRPLENWTWNGDRVAMSTDPLDMIDLLGVIDREGGKWNGAPQNTVIGHVHLRVGDAQEAEIFWHDNLGLETVASYGNKAVFMSTGGYHHHIAANAWQSAGAGKRDVDRTGVLWVELEDTRGGAGREFVDPWGNVIRTVKPAV from the coding sequence ATGACTGTGCAGTTGAAGAAGGCCGGTATTGATGCCGATCACGGGCCTGTGGCAGCACTTCCTTTCGCCATGACGACGCCGGTCCATGTGGCGCGTGTGGGTCTCAAGTCGAAAGATGCGGAATCGCTGGCCGAATATTATCGTGATGTGGTCGGCTTGAAGGAAATGGCGCGGCGTGGCACTTCCATCGTACTGGGGGCGGGCGACCGAGAACTGATGGAAATCGAGCAGTGCTCGCAAGCCAAGCCTGACGAGCAGCGCAGTGCCGGCCTTTATCACACGGCATTTCTTCTGCCGACGCGCGGCGATCTCGCGCGATGGTCGCGCCGTGCCATCGACAGGCAATTGCCGGTCAGCGGTGCTTCCAATCATAAGGTGAGCGAAGCGATCTACCTGACCGATCCTGAAGGCAACGGCATCGAAATCTATTCCGATCGTCCGCTTGAAAACTGGACATGGAATGGTGATCGTGTGGCCATGAGCACCGATCCACTCGATATGATCGATCTGCTCGGTGTGATTGACCGTGAGGGTGGGAAGTGGAACGGTGCACCGCAGAACACCGTCATCGGCCATGTACACTTACGTGTCGGCGATGCACAGGAGGCTGAAATCTTCTGGCATGATAATCTCGGGCTGGAAACCGTGGCGTCCTATGGCAACAAGGCGGTGTTCATGTCCACCGGCGGCTATCATCACCACATCGCAGCCAATGCCTGGCAAAGTGCTGGTGCGGGCAAGCGTGATGTTGATCGCACGGGTGTTTTATGGGTAGAACTGGAAGATACGCGCGGCGGTGCCGGGCGCGAATTTGTTGACCCATGGGGCAATGTGATCAGGACAGTCAAGCCCGCAGTATAA
- a CDS encoding alpha/beta hydrolase — protein sequence MKVKDADILIIPGYTNSGPDHWQTRWENKLSTARRVEQAQWSKPVREDWVNELVKAVNEATKPVVLVAHSLGVATAMHAMEHIQHKVAGAFFVAPPDVANAAIRPRHLMTFGPYPRERLPFPTIAILSRNDPFSSFEAAEAVVNDWGAMLIDAGEAGHINSESGHGPWPEGSMVFAEFMSQLQIPVRH from the coding sequence ATGAAAGTCAAAGACGCAGATATCCTGATTATCCCCGGCTATACCAATTCCGGTCCAGATCACTGGCAGACACGCTGGGAGAACAAGCTCTCGACAGCACGTCGTGTAGAACAGGCGCAATGGTCGAAGCCAGTGCGCGAAGACTGGGTGAATGAGCTGGTCAAGGCCGTAAACGAGGCAACAAAACCGGTTGTACTGGTGGCGCATTCTCTGGGTGTGGCAACCGCCATGCATGCTATGGAGCATATCCAGCATAAGGTCGCCGGTGCGTTTTTCGTCGCTCCCCCCGATGTTGCCAATGCCGCTATCCGGCCAAGACATCTGATGACCTTCGGTCCTTACCCCCGCGAACGACTGCCCTTTCCAACCATTGCGATTTTGAGCCGCAACGATCCCTTTTCAAGCTTTGAAGCAGCGGAAGCGGTGGTCAACGACTGGGGCGCCATGCTGATCGATGCGGGCGAAGCAGGCCACATCAATTCGGAATCAGGTCACGGCCCATGGCCGGAAGGCTCGATGGTTTTTGCTGAGTTCATGTCACAACTTCAGATTCCTGTAAGACATTGA